A stretch of Arcobacter arenosus DNA encodes these proteins:
- a CDS encoding methyl-accepting chemotaxis protein produces MFNTINKKFLLAFGVTILILMTIFAVILINLVNKNLILELEKNLQTQTQSYYKTVELYNDTLEKNSITLINIFEKSFRKLQIKGDLTTKINGVAVKNIYNGFASLNNNFHPVDLFTEQTQAVASVYVKENDSFISVTSSLIRKNGERDLLHKITPDSKIYKSLEKNEKYISLENFEGESYISAYKPIEQKGEIVGALFVGYKFTDGLIAVEKKLKEVVIGKTGFIYILDEKGKLIVHKTLEGKNVSNFKDKDGNFYIKEILEKNEGVIHYDMLENNKSREKIAAFKKYDKWGWTIVLSSYEDEFLDISKKVGNLFIIGSIILTIIFLSIVFVLVNKLIANPLEKFESGLLNFFKFVNKESKDAQLIEINSNDEIGTMAKVINENINFSKKAINEDIVLINEVKTIIEEVNKGYLDKKINATTSTEMLNELKDLINEMLSNLKKFVGDDLNTLVAVLDSYGKRDFTKQLDKDKAGIIGKEISNMNNIITHMLVASQNDGITLEKTSKELSTNVSTLSANATNQAASLEEVAASITEVTENINNTSQKAQNMFNLSSTTKESSSKGKELASKTVSSMDEINEKVQTINESINIIDQIAFQTNILSLNAAVEAATAGEAGKGFAVVAQEVRNLAARSAEAASEIKQLVESATIQTQEGKTISSNMINGFEELEEKINETNQMINDVAYAAKEQTEVMLHISNTINNLDKFTQENAQVAEKTNEIARDTNSIASKVVQNASESDFIGKK; encoded by the coding sequence ATGTTTAATACAATTAATAAAAAATTTCTATTAGCATTTGGGGTTACTATACTTATATTAATGACTATATTTGCAGTTATTTTAATTAATCTAGTAAATAAAAATCTTATCTTAGAACTTGAAAAAAATCTTCAAACTCAGACACAAAGTTATTATAAAACAGTAGAGTTATATAATGATACATTAGAAAAAAATTCAATTACATTAATAAATATTTTTGAAAAATCCTTTAGAAAACTACAAATTAAAGGTGATTTAACTACAAAGATTAATGGCGTAGCTGTTAAAAATATCTATAATGGTTTTGCTAGTTTAAATAACAACTTTCATCCTGTAGATTTATTTACAGAACAAACTCAAGCGGTAGCTTCTGTGTATGTAAAAGAAAATGACTCATTTATAAGTGTTACTTCATCTTTAATAAGAAAAAATGGAGAAAGAGACCTTTTACATAAAATCACCCCTGATAGTAAAATATACAAAAGCCTTGAAAAAAATGAAAAATATATCTCTTTGGAAAATTTTGAAGGGGAGAGTTATATCTCAGCATATAAACCTATTGAACAAAAAGGTGAGATTGTAGGTGCATTATTTGTTGGATACAAATTTACCGATGGGTTAATAGCTGTAGAGAAAAAACTAAAAGAGGTTGTTATTGGAAAAACTGGTTTTATTTATATCTTAGATGAAAAAGGTAAATTAATAGTCCACAAAACATTGGAAGGGAAAAATGTATCTAATTTCAAAGATAAAGATGGAAACTTTTATATAAAAGAGATTTTAGAAAAAAATGAGGGTGTAATTCACTACGATATGCTTGAAAATAACAAATCAAGGGAAAAGATTGCTGCTTTTAAAAAATATGATAAATGGGGTTGGACAATTGTACTTAGCTCATATGAAGATGAGTTTTTAGATATATCAAAAAAAGTTGGGAATCTATTTATTATAGGTTCAATAATTCTTACAATAATCTTTTTATCAATAGTATTTGTATTAGTAAACAAACTAATTGCAAATCCACTAGAAAAATTTGAAAGTGGACTTCTAAACTTTTTTAAATTTGTTAATAAAGAGTCAAAAGATGCTCAACTAATAGAGATTAATTCAAATGATGAAATTGGTACTATGGCAAAAGTTATAAATGAAAATATTAACTTTAGCAAAAAAGCTATAAATGAAGATATAGTCCTAATCAATGAGGTTAAAACTATTATTGAAGAGGTAAACAAAGGTTATTTAGATAAAAAAATAAATGCTACAACCTCTACAGAGATGTTAAATGAACTTAAAGATTTAATCAATGAGATGTTATCAAATCTTAAAAAATTTGTTGGTGATGACTTAAATACTTTGGTTGCAGTTTTAGATTCATATGGAAAAAGAGACTTTACAAAACAACTTGATAAAGATAAAGCTGGAATTATTGGTAAAGAGATAAGTAATATGAACAATATTATAACTCATATGTTAGTTGCAAGCCAAAATGACGGTATAACTTTAGAAAAAACTTCAAAAGAACTTTCAACTAATGTTAGTACCCTATCAGCAAATGCAACAAACCAAGCTGCATCTTTAGAAGAAGTAGCTGCATCTATTACAGAAGTTACTGAGAATATTAATAATACAAGTCAAAAAGCACAAAATATGTTTAATCTTTCTTCAACTACTAAAGAATCATCATCAAAGGGTAAAGAGTTAGCATCTAAAACGGTTAGTTCTATGGATGAGATAAATGAAAAAGTACAAACCATAAATGAATCTATTAATATTATTGACCAAATTGCATTTCAAACAAATATTTTATCTTTAAATGCAGCAGTTGAAGCAGCAACAGCAGGAGAAGCAGGAAAAGGTTTTGCAGTTGTTGCCCAAGAGGTTAGAAATCTTGCAGCTAGGTCAGCTGAAGCAGCAAGTGAGATTAAACAATTAGTAGAATCTGCTACAATTCAAACCCAAGAAGGGAAAACAATTAGTTCTAATATGATTAATGGTTTTGAAGAGTTAGAAGAGAAAATAAATGAAACAAATCAAATGATAAACGATGTAGCTTATGCTGCAAAAGAGCAAACAGAAGTTATGTTACATATTAGTAATACAATCAATAACTTAGATAAATTTACACAAGAAAATGCACAAGTTGCAGAAAAAACAAATGAGATAGCAAGAGATACAAATTCTATTGCATCAAAAGTTGTTCAAAATGCAAGTGAAAGTGATTTTATAGGTAAAAAATAG
- a CDS encoding amino acid ABC transporter substrate-binding protein — protein sequence MKLLKTASLSLAALAMTATVSMADTLETTKKNGVLSCGLNTGLPGFASPDSNGVWKGLDVDMCRAVAAAVLGDASKVKYAHLNAKERFTALSSGEVDVLARNTTWTATRDTSLGLNFTGVNYYDGQGFLVKKDLGVKSAKELDGATFCIQAGTTTELNLTDYFKANKMEYKPITYDTSAQTVEGFAAGRCDALTSDASQLYGLRTTLKDPDSAVVLPEIISKEPLGPVVRQGDDKWFNIVKWTHIAMLNAEELGVTSANVDEMLKSPNPSIKRLLGESGDIGKNLGLDPKWAYNIIKQVGNYGEAFERNVGMGSPLKISRGLNALWKDGGLQYGAPIR from the coding sequence ATGAAATTACTAAAAACTGCCTCTTTAAGTCTTGCTGCCTTAGCAATGACAGCTACAGTATCTATGGCTGATACTTTAGAAACTACAAAGAAAAATGGTGTTCTAAGTTGTGGTCTAAATACTGGACTTCCTGGGTTTGCTTCTCCTGATTCAAACGGAGTTTGGAAAGGTTTAGATGTTGATATGTGTAGAGCAGTTGCCGCTGCTGTATTAGGTGATGCGTCAAAAGTTAAATATGCTCATTTAAATGCAAAAGAGAGATTTACTGCATTATCAAGTGGTGAAGTTGACGTTTTAGCAAGAAATACAACATGGACTGCTACAAGAGATACATCATTAGGTTTAAATTTCACAGGGGTAAACTATTATGATGGTCAAGGTTTTTTAGTAAAAAAAGATTTAGGAGTAAAATCAGCTAAAGAATTAGATGGAGCTACTTTTTGTATCCAAGCAGGTACTACAACAGAGCTTAACTTAACTGATTACTTCAAAGCAAATAAAATGGAGTATAAACCAATCACTTATGATACATCTGCACAAACTGTTGAAGGTTTTGCTGCTGGAAGATGTGATGCTTTAACTTCAGATGCTTCTCAATTATATGGATTAAGAACAACTTTAAAAGATCCTGATTCTGCAGTGGTATTACCTGAAATTATCTCTAAAGAGCCTTTAGGACCAGTTGTAAGACAAGGTGATGACAAATGGTTTAATATTGTTAAATGGACTCACATTGCAATGTTAAATGCGGAAGAATTAGGTGTAACATCTGCAAATGTTGATGAAATGTTAAAATCTCCAAACCCATCAATTAAAAGATTACTAGGTGAATCAGGAGATATTGGTAAAAACTTAGGTTTAGATCCAAAATGGGCATATAACATTATCAAACAAGTAGGTAACTATGGTGAAGCATTCGAAAGAAATGTTGGTATGGGTTCTCCTCTTAAAATTTCAAGAGGCTTAAATGCTTTATGGAAAGATGGTGGTTTACAATATGGAGCACCAATTAGATAA
- a CDS encoding LysE family translocator produces the protein MDLINITLLLVFIPTFFFVSITPGMCMTLALSMGMSIGLKKTFYMMYGELLGVGLVATSSVIGVATIMLKYPTIFLFLKYGGGAYLAYLGIQMWMSKGKMALKLDNSCSFEISKKSLAMQGFVTAIANPKGWAFFIALLPPFIDDSLPMISQLPILILMILTLEFLCLIIYASGGSTLRKILQDSSNVRLINKIAGTLMIGIGVWLASS, from the coding sequence TTGGACTTAATAAACATAACTTTACTTTTAGTTTTTATTCCCACTTTCTTTTTTGTATCAATCACTCCTGGAATGTGTATGACACTTGCCCTTAGTATGGGTATGAGTATAGGATTAAAAAAAACATTTTATATGATGTATGGAGAACTATTAGGAGTAGGCTTAGTAGCTACTTCTTCTGTTATTGGTGTTGCAACTATAATGTTAAAATATCCAACTATATTTCTTTTTTTGAAATATGGTGGAGGGGCTTATTTAGCCTATCTTGGTATTCAAATGTGGATGTCAAAGGGAAAAATGGCTTTAAAACTTGATAATAGTTGTAGTTTTGAAATCTCAAAAAAATCTCTTGCAATGCAAGGGTTTGTTACAGCTATTGCAAATCCTAAGGGTTGGGCATTTTTTATTGCACTTTTACCACCTTTTATTGATGATTCATTGCCTATGATATCTCAATTGCCAATACTTATTCTTATGATTTTAACTTTAGAATTTTTATGTTTAATAATATATGCATCAGGTGGAAGTACACTAAGGAAAATTTTACAAGATAGTTCAAATGTAAGATTAATAAATAAAATTGCTGGAACTTTAATGATAGGTATTGGAGTTTGGTTAGCAAGTAGTTAA
- a CDS encoding amino acid ABC transporter ATP-binding protein, translated as MIEMNDVNKWYGDFHVLKDVNLKVKKGERVVICGPSGSGKSTTIRCINRLEPFQEGEIFVKGLQLTEDVKRIREVRKHVGMVFQHFNLFPHLSILENLVLAPTWVSKVPRKKAIETAMHYLERVKIADQADKYPNQLSGGQQQRVAIARCLCSNPDIMLFDEPTAALDPEMIGEVLDVMTELAEDGITMVCVTHEMGFAKKVADRVIFMDAGQIVEENEPIEFFENPQSDRLKMFLEQILDH; from the coding sequence ATGATTGAAATGAATGATGTTAACAAATGGTATGGAGATTTTCACGTACTAAAAGATGTTAATTTAAAAGTAAAAAAAGGTGAAAGAGTTGTTATTTGTGGACCATCTGGTTCTGGTAAGTCTACAACTATTAGATGTATCAATAGACTTGAACCTTTCCAAGAGGGTGAGATTTTTGTAAAAGGTTTACAATTAACAGAAGATGTAAAAAGAATTAGAGAAGTTAGAAAACATGTTGGTATGGTATTTCAACACTTTAATCTATTCCCTCATCTTTCTATCTTAGAGAACCTTGTTTTAGCTCCAACTTGGGTATCTAAGGTTCCTAGAAAAAAAGCAATTGAAACTGCAATGCATTATCTAGAAAGAGTAAAAATTGCAGACCAAGCAGATAAATATCCAAATCAATTATCAGGTGGTCAACAACAAAGGGTAGCAATTGCTAGATGTCTTTGTTCAAATCCTGATATTATGTTATTTGATGAACCAACTGCAGCACTAGACCCAGAAATGATTGGGGAAGTTTTGGATGTTATGACAGAATTAGCTGAAGATGGTATTACAATGGTTTGTGTAACTCACGAAATGGGATTTGCCAAAAAAGTTGCAGATAGAGTAATATTTATGGATGCTGGGCAAATTGTTGAAGAGAATGAACCAATCGAATTCTTTGAAAACCCACAATCTGATAGATTAAAAATGTTCTTAGAACAAATATTAGATCACTAA
- a CDS encoding ABC transporter ATP-binding protein — translation MKIIDFNNIYVSYEVNPVLENINLEIEEGQHWAILGSNGSGKSTLIKLLSNDLYPNTKYKFKKLIFGKERWSIFDLKKNLGIITNDLHNYFEKHGNFLTAYEVVLSGYYSSIGVFKHQDFTKTQHKKALEVLEFLEISHIKDKKVHQMSTGQLRRCIIGRALIHEPKAFILDEPTVGLDIKAQNSFLQIIRKLSSKASIILVTHHIEEIFSEISHIAMLYNKTIFKQGEKKEILNSDNLSKIFESKIILEEENQRYYIKSIE, via the coding sequence ATGAAAATAATAGATTTTAACAATATTTATGTAAGTTATGAAGTAAATCCTGTTTTAGAAAATATAAATCTAGAGATAGAAGAAGGTCAACATTGGGCAATATTAGGCTCAAATGGAAGTGGGAAATCAACTTTAATTAAACTTCTTTCAAATGATTTATACCCAAATACAAAATACAAATTTAAAAAACTAATTTTTGGTAAAGAGAGATGGAGTATCTTTGATTTAAAGAAAAATCTTGGAATTATCACAAATGATTTACATAACTATTTTGAAAAACATGGAAATTTTTTAACTGCCTATGAAGTTGTATTAAGTGGTTATTATAGTTCAATTGGAGTATTTAAACATCAAGATTTTACTAAAACTCAACACAAAAAAGCTTTAGAGGTTTTAGAATTCCTTGAGATTTCACACATAAAAGATAAAAAAGTACATCAAATGAGTACAGGTCAATTAAGACGATGTATCATTGGACGTGCATTAATCCATGAACCTAAAGCTTTTATTTTGGATGAACCTACTGTTGGTCTTGATATAAAAGCACAAAACTCATTTTTACAAATAATTAGGAAACTTTCATCAAAAGCTTCAATTATATTAGTTACTCATCATATAGAAGAGATTTTTTCTGAAATTTCCCATATTGCAATGCTTTATAATAAAACAATTTTCAAACAAGGTGAAAAAAAAGAGATTTTAAATTCAGATAATTTGTCTAAAATCTTTGAATCAAAAATCATTTTAGAAGAGGAAAATCAGCGATACTACATAAAATCAATTGAATAA
- the moaA gene encoding GTP 3',8-cyclase MoaA translates to MLIDGHGRKVDYLRVSVTERCNFRCQYCMPEKPFSWVPRENLLSYEDLFKFVKVSIDEGIRKVRITGGEPLLREGLENFVKMIADYKSDIDLALTTNAYLLPKAAQKLADAGLKRINVSLDSLNDEVAAKIAQKDVLKTVLKGIQAASDAGLKVKVNCVPMKGINDGELVEIMDFCKEKGYPIRYIEYMENQHAKDTAMGLNSEEIQAIIREKYNFKMIEREGSSPSQNYQLEDGYVFGIIEPHKDDFCATCNRIRLTASGVLIPCLYFEDAQSIKEAIQSNDIDKAAAILKDVLANKPEKNKWADEEGNETSSRAFYETGG, encoded by the coding sequence ATGTTAATTGATGGACATGGTAGAAAAGTTGATTATCTAAGGGTTTCTGTTACAGAACGATGTAATTTTAGATGTCAATATTGTATGCCTGAAAAACCATTTTCTTGGGTACCTAGAGAGAATTTATTATCATATGAAGATTTATTTAAATTTGTAAAAGTTTCAATAGATGAAGGTATTCGAAAAGTTAGAATCACAGGTGGAGAACCGCTTTTAAGGGAAGGGCTTGAAAATTTTGTAAAAATGATTGCTGATTATAAAAGTGATATTGATTTAGCCCTTACAACAAATGCATATTTATTACCTAAAGCTGCACAAAAACTAGCAGATGCAGGTTTAAAAAGAATAAATGTATCTTTAGATTCTTTAAATGATGAGGTTGCAGCTAAAATTGCACAAAAGGATGTTTTAAAAACTGTTTTAAAAGGTATTCAAGCAGCTTCAGATGCTGGTTTAAAGGTAAAAGTTAATTGTGTCCCTATGAAAGGGATAAATGATGGTGAACTAGTTGAAATTATGGACTTCTGTAAAGAAAAAGGTTATCCAATTAGATATATTGAATATATGGAAAACCAACATGCAAAAGACACAGCTATGGGTTTAAATTCAGAAGAGATTCAAGCAATAATAAGAGAAAAATACAATTTCAAGATGATAGAAAGGGAAGGGAGCTCTCCTTCTCAAAATTATCAATTAGAAGATGGGTATGTATTTGGTATTATTGAACCTCATAAAGATGATTTTTGTGCAACATGCAATAGAATTAGATTAACTGCAAGTGGGGTTTTAATCCCATGTTTATATTTTGAAGATGCTCAAAGTATTAAAGAAGCTATTCAATCAAATGATATAGATAAAGCAGCAGCAATTTTAAAAGATGTGTTAGCAAATAAACCTGAAAAAAATAAATGGGCAGATGAAGAAGGGAATGAAACTTCTTCAAGGGCTTTTTACGAAACAGGTGGTTGA
- the rpsO gene encoding 30S ribosomal protein S15 has translation MALDQDVKANIIAKYRRDDKDTGSAEVQIALLTEQIKVLTEHLKTNKKDHSSRLGLLKMVGKRKRLLAYLRKTDYARFTTLVADLGIRAK, from the coding sequence ATGGCTTTAGATCAGGACGTAAAAGCAAATATTATTGCAAAATACAGAAGAGATGACAAAGACACTGGTTCAGCAGAAGTACAAATTGCTTTATTAACAGAGCAAATTAAAGTTTTAACAGAGCACTTAAAAACTAACAAAAAAGATCACTCATCAAGATTAGGTCTTTTAAAAATGGTTGGTAAAAGAAAAAGACTTTTAGCATACCTTAGAAAAACTGATTATGCAAGATTTACTACATTAGTAGCTGATTTAGGAATCAGAGCTAAATAA
- a CDS encoding amino acid ABC transporter permease, which yields MAIYGKKEARPAPAGTKGLVHWLKENLFSDITSSILTIISLYVLYLVLPPLLNWLIFDATWSGTKEQITGDGARWIFIYEKFNQFIYGFYPEDQYWRPNLILVLFFVSIFTFKKMPTMLKFAVIALFPIVSFFLIYGGLGLEVIPTTKWGGLLLTIVVASVGIVASFPIGILFALGRQSKMPIIRTISIMYIEFIRGVPLITLLFMSSVILPLFFPEGMDFDKLLRALIGITLFQAAYIAEVVRGGLQAIPKGQYEAADSMALSYWQSMGLIILPQALKISIPNIVGAFISLFKDTTLVLIIGLFDLLAMVTLTTTDANWLGFETEGYVFITFVYWVICFSMSKYAKSIEDKFNTNHR from the coding sequence ATGGCTATTTATGGGAAAAAAGAAGCTAGACCTGCTCCTGCTGGGACAAAAGGATTAGTCCATTGGTTAAAAGAGAATTTATTTTCAGATATAACAAGTTCAATTTTAACAATTATATCTCTTTATGTTCTTTATTTAGTTTTACCACCACTATTAAATTGGTTAATTTTTGATGCCACATGGAGTGGAACGAAAGAGCAGATTACAGGTGATGGTGCAAGATGGATTTTTATTTATGAAAAATTCAATCAATTTATATATGGTTTTTATCCAGAAGATCAATACTGGAGACCAAATTTAATCTTAGTCTTATTTTTTGTATCTATTTTTACATTTAAAAAAATGCCAACAATGTTAAAATTTGCAGTTATTGCACTTTTCCCTATTGTTTCATTTTTCTTAATCTATGGGGGATTAGGATTAGAAGTAATTCCTACAACTAAATGGGGTGGACTTTTACTTACTATTGTAGTTGCTTCTGTTGGTATTGTTGCGTCTTTCCCTATTGGTATTTTGTTTGCACTAGGTAGACAATCTAAAATGCCAATTATTAGAACAATATCTATTATGTATATTGAGTTTATTAGAGGGGTACCTTTAATTACTTTATTATTTATGTCTTCGGTAATTTTACCTTTATTTTTCCCAGAGGGGATGGATTTTGATAAATTGCTTAGAGCACTTATTGGTATTACGCTTTTCCAAGCAGCATATATCGCTGAAGTTGTAAGGGGTGGTTTACAAGCAATTCCAAAAGGACAATATGAAGCAGCTGATTCAATGGCACTATCATATTGGCAATCAATGGGATTAATTATTTTACCACAAGCACTTAAAATCTCAATTCCAAATATAGTTGGTGCTTTTATTTCATTGTTTAAAGATACAACACTAGTATTAATTATTGGATTATTTGACCTTCTTGCAATGGTTACATTAACTACAACTGATGCAAATTGGTTAGGATTTGAAACAGAGGGTTATGTATTTATAACCTTTGTATATTGGGTGATTTGTTTTAGCATGTCTAAATATGCAAAATCAATTGAAGATAAATTTAATACAAACCATAGATAA
- the cobA gene encoding uroporphyrinogen-III C-methyltransferase has translation MSKVYLTGAGPGDVELLTIKALKSIQKADVIIYDRLANPEILKEAKKDTELIFVGKEKGNHRIPQNEINELIFQCALKYETVVRLKGGDPFVFGRGGEEALYLKERGIKFEIIPGVTSAISVPAYAGIPVTNRGVTPSFRVVTGHRKSSDNIANINWKSFIEDETIVFLMGLHNIALIVSKLLEVGKGEDYPCAIISNGTTKKQKVVTGTLKDIVEKSKDAVSPAIIVVGEVVKLREELKWFD, from the coding sequence ATGAGTAAAGTATATTTAACAGGTGCAGGACCTGGTGATGTTGAACTATTAACAATAAAAGCATTAAAGTCGATTCAAAAAGCTGATGTAATAATTTATGATAGACTAGCAAACCCTGAAATTTTAAAAGAAGCAAAAAAAGATACAGAACTTATTTTTGTAGGAAAAGAAAAAGGAAACCATCGAATTCCCCAGAATGAGATAAATGAACTAATTTTCCAATGTGCATTAAAATATGAAACAGTTGTAAGACTTAAAGGAGGCGATCCTTTTGTATTTGGAAGAGGTGGAGAAGAAGCTCTTTATTTAAAAGAAAGAGGAATTAAATTTGAGATAATTCCTGGGGTAACTTCAGCAATATCTGTTCCAGCGTATGCAGGAATTCCTGTTACTAATAGAGGGGTTACTCCATCATTTAGAGTTGTAACAGGACATAGAAAATCTAGTGATAATATTGCAAATATTAATTGGAAATCTTTTATTGAAGATGAAACAATTGTTTTTTTAATGGGACTTCACAATATTGCACTTATCGTTTCAAAACTTTTAGAAGTTGGAAAAGGGGAAGATTACCCGTGTGCAATTATTTCAAATGGAACTACAAAAAAACAAAAAGTTGTAACAGGGACACTAAAAGATATAGTTGAAAAATCTAAAGATGCAGTAAGCCCAGCTATTATTGTTGTAGGTGAAGTAGTAAAATTAAGGGAAGAGTTAAAGTGGTTTGATTAA
- a CDS encoding amino acid ABC transporter permease produces MTKHKKKPQANVAFYNNPEKRAIIYQILALAGIFIFTYFVLNNMFINIEKRGINTGFDFLGSEAGFGIIQSLIEYDESNSHGRVFLVGLLNTVLVSAISIFFATLIGLLVGIGRLSKNWMISKLSMVYVETFRNIPILLQILFWYNVVLASLPSPRQSFSYFDTIFFNNRGLYIPSPVLESGFISVVIAFVLAIVGVFYLSRWSKKRHDETGEEFPLITTSIAILILAPTIVFFVSGMPATLDYPALKGFNFRGGWTMIPELLALAFALSIYTATYIAEAVRAGIEAVPKGQKEAAASLGLKDSVILKKVVLPQALRVIIPPVINQYLNLTKNSSLATAIGYPELVTIFAGTSLNQVGQAIEIILMTMAVYLTLSIIISMVMNYFNEKMKIKER; encoded by the coding sequence ATGACAAAACATAAAAAAAAGCCACAAGCTAATGTAGCTTTTTATAATAACCCTGAAAAAAGGGCCATAATTTATCAGATTTTAGCACTAGCTGGTATCTTTATATTTACATATTTTGTTTTAAATAATATGTTTATAAACATTGAAAAACGTGGGATTAATACAGGATTTGATTTCTTAGGAAGCGAAGCTGGATTTGGTATTATTCAATCATTAATAGAATATGATGAATCCAACTCACATGGAAGAGTTTTCCTTGTTGGACTTTTAAATACAGTTTTAGTATCTGCAATTAGTATATTTTTTGCTACATTAATTGGATTACTAGTTGGTATTGGAAGACTTTCAAAAAACTGGATGATTTCAAAATTATCTATGGTTTATGTTGAAACTTTTAGAAATATTCCTATTTTATTGCAAATACTGTTTTGGTATAATGTTGTATTAGCCTCACTACCTAGTCCACGACAATCATTTTCTTATTTTGATACAATTTTCTTCAACAATAGAGGATTATATATTCCAAGTCCTGTTTTAGAGAGTGGATTTATTTCTGTAGTTATTGCATTTGTTTTAGCAATAGTTGGAGTTTTTTATCTTTCACGTTGGTCAAAGAAAAGACACGATGAAACGGGTGAAGAGTTTCCACTTATTACAACCTCAATTGCAATTTTAATACTTGCACCAACAATTGTATTTTTTGTTAGTGGTATGCCTGCAACTTTAGATTATCCAGCACTTAAAGGATTTAACTTTAGAGGTGGATGGACTATGATTCCAGAACTTCTTGCTTTAGCATTTGCCTTAAGTATTTATACTGCAACATATATTGCTGAAGCTGTTCGTGCTGGTATTGAAGCTGTACCAAAAGGACAAAAAGAAGCTGCAGCATCTTTAGGGTTAAAGGATAGTGTAATCTTAAAAAAAGTTGTTTTACCTCAAGCTCTTAGAGTTATTATTCCGCCAGTTATTAATCAATATCTAAACTTAACAAAAAACTCGTCACTTGCAACAGCAATTGGTTATCCAGAGTTAGTAACTATTTTTGCTGGAACATCACTAAACCAAGTTGGACAAGCAATTGAGATTATATTGATGACAATGGCAGTATATTTAACATTAAGTATTATCATTTCTATGGTGATGAACTACTTTAATGAAAAAATGAAGATAAAGGAGAGATAA